In Spirochaeta thermophila DSM 6578, the following proteins share a genomic window:
- a CDS encoding FAD synthetase family protein: MCASVDRLTWPEFLSLPRYPEDSAVTIGVFDGVHLGHRELLETLLSSSLHPLVITFDKNPEELFSPDKRYERLTSLRQKVSRIRETGIPDVLVIDFSRDFSTIEGREFLERVIDVTRMKRLLVGKDFRCGRGGAVGIAEAEELCTRRGVELVVMEDVTQNGTRVSSTEIRKRILEGELDAAERMLGRPHTLDLRGLAGEGRGTLCIPRWKIPQILPPPGEYPGRGTGGEPFRIVIHPSEIWISPLDERDSSSLEVMILHEQGE, from the coding sequence ATGTGTGCTTCCGTAGACAGGCTCACGTGGCCCGAGTTTCTCTCCCTTCCTCGGTATCCGGAAGACTCCGCCGTGACCATAGGCGTGTTCGACGGTGTACACCTAGGGCATCGGGAACTCCTCGAAACGCTCCTCTCATCCTCGCTCCATCCCCTCGTGATCACCTTCGACAAGAATCCGGAGGAACTCTTTTCACCCGACAAGCGCTACGAACGTCTCACTTCCCTTCGACAGAAAGTCTCGAGGATACGCGAGACGGGAATACCCGATGTACTCGTTATTGACTTTTCCCGTGATTTTAGTACAATCGAAGGACGGGAGTTTCTCGAGCGTGTGATCGATGTCACACGCATGAAAAGACTTCTCGTCGGAAAGGATTTCAGGTGCGGGAGGGGAGGAGCCGTTGGGATAGCAGAAGCGGAGGAGCTGTGCACGAGGAGAGGGGTAGAGCTCGTGGTGATGGAGGACGTGACACAGAATGGTACACGCGTGAGCAGTACCGAGATCAGAAAGAGGATTCTCGAAGGGGAACTCGACGCTGCGGAACGCATGCTGGGACGCCCCCATACGCTTGATCTCCGGGGGCTCGCGGGGGAGGGGAGAGGAACCCTTTGTATTCCCAGATGGAAGATCCCTCAGATCCTTCCGCCCCCTGGGGAGTATCCCGGAAGGGGTACGGGAGGAGAGCCCTTTCGTATCGTGATACATCCTTCCGAGATCTGGATCAGCCCCCTCGACGAGAGGGATTCCTCCTCTCTGGAGGTGATGATACTACATGAACAAGGAGAATAG
- the pnp gene encoding polyribonucleotide nucleotidyltransferase: MEHSVTIDVGGRELVLTTGKMARQANGAVFAQYGGTCVLATACCGSDVKEDLDFIPLSVDYNEKYYAAGKIPGGFFKREGRPREKEILVSRLIDRPMRPLFSKAFKREIQIIPTTVSADQINTPDVVAIVAASAAVTVSDIPFDGPVGAVRVGLVDGTFVINPTLEQLEASALDIVVAGTLEGITMVEGGAKEVSEDTLVEAIEIARGAIVSLCKAQLELSERAGKKKLPLQEEESFPLKDEVIAYARPRLEEACFVKGKLERAKAIKKTREEVRTYFGERIPDEQERAFNAVIEELEREIVRSSILERGIRTDGRGPEDIRPITCEVGVLPRTHGSALFTRGETQALAITTLGTVFDEQIMDDLEGDKRENFMLHYNFPPFSVGEVGRLYTGRREIGHGHLAHRALEAVLPSKDDFPYTLRVVSEILESNGSSSMATVCGSTLSLLNAGVPIKKPVAGIAMGLVTDGERTVILSDILGEEDHFGDMDFKVAGTEEGITAFQMDIKIKNIDPATMRKALEQARRGRLHILGIMNQAISEPRPELSQYAPRIIKFAVDPEKIGLIIGSAGKTIRQISETFDVTINIDDDGSIVIYSKQKEKAEQAKAYIDKMLEEPEVGKVYTGKVKRIVDFGAFIEFLPGREGLCHISQMSVDRIGSPHDVVKLNQEVPVRILEIDRLGRVNLTMLIDESMAKEKAQSYSRRPPRTRRR, translated from the coding sequence ATGGAACATTCAGTGACAATAGACGTAGGAGGACGGGAACTCGTTCTCACGACAGGAAAGATGGCCCGTCAAGCAAATGGAGCGGTCTTCGCCCAGTACGGAGGCACATGCGTCCTCGCAACCGCCTGTTGCGGGAGCGATGTGAAGGAAGACCTCGATTTCATTCCCCTCTCTGTGGATTACAACGAAAAATACTACGCTGCAGGAAAGATCCCCGGAGGATTTTTCAAGCGGGAAGGGCGTCCACGGGAGAAGGAGATCCTCGTTTCCCGTCTCATCGACAGGCCGATGAGACCTCTCTTCTCGAAGGCATTCAAGAGGGAGATCCAGATCATCCCCACCACGGTATCCGCTGATCAGATCAACACGCCCGATGTGGTGGCGATCGTGGCGGCCTCTGCTGCCGTCACCGTCTCCGACATCCCCTTCGACGGGCCGGTGGGGGCGGTGAGAGTGGGGCTCGTAGACGGCACGTTCGTCATCAATCCCACCCTGGAGCAGCTGGAGGCCTCGGCTCTCGATATCGTAGTGGCGGGAACCCTGGAAGGCATCACCATGGTGGAAGGCGGGGCGAAAGAGGTCTCCGAGGACACCTTGGTGGAGGCGATCGAAATCGCCCGTGGCGCCATCGTTTCGCTCTGTAAGGCGCAGCTGGAGCTTAGCGAACGCGCAGGCAAGAAAAAGCTCCCCCTCCAGGAAGAGGAGAGTTTCCCGCTCAAAGATGAAGTGATAGCATACGCCCGTCCCCGACTCGAAGAGGCATGCTTCGTCAAGGGGAAACTCGAACGGGCAAAGGCCATAAAGAAGACGCGGGAAGAGGTCAGAACCTACTTCGGAGAACGAATTCCCGATGAGCAGGAACGTGCCTTCAATGCGGTGATCGAAGAGCTCGAACGGGAGATCGTACGTTCCTCGATTCTGGAACGGGGAATCCGAACGGACGGGAGGGGGCCGGAGGACATACGCCCCATCACCTGCGAGGTCGGCGTCCTTCCTCGGACGCATGGATCCGCTCTCTTCACGAGAGGCGAAACCCAGGCCCTCGCGATCACCACACTCGGGACCGTGTTCGACGAGCAGATAATGGACGACCTCGAAGGCGACAAACGGGAAAACTTCATGCTCCATTACAACTTCCCCCCCTTCTCGGTAGGTGAGGTGGGAAGGCTCTATACGGGCCGGCGTGAAATAGGTCACGGTCATCTTGCACATCGGGCGTTGGAGGCTGTGCTCCCCTCGAAAGACGACTTCCCCTATACTCTCCGCGTGGTCTCGGAGATCCTCGAATCGAACGGCTCTTCCTCGATGGCGACAGTCTGTGGAAGCACCCTCTCCCTGCTCAATGCAGGGGTCCCCATCAAGAAACCCGTGGCCGGGATCGCGATGGGATTGGTGACGGACGGGGAGCGCACGGTGATCCTCTCCGACATCCTGGGCGAGGAGGATCACTTCGGTGATATGGACTTCAAGGTGGCCGGTACGGAAGAGGGTATCACGGCCTTCCAGATGGATATAAAGATCAAGAACATCGATCCGGCCACGATGAGGAAGGCCCTGGAGCAAGCCCGTAGGGGAAGGCTCCACATACTCGGGATCATGAATCAGGCCATCTCCGAACCGCGCCCGGAACTCTCCCAGTACGCTCCTCGTATCATCAAATTCGCCGTCGATCCCGAGAAAATAGGTCTCATCATCGGATCCGCCGGTAAGACGATCAGGCAGATCTCGGAGACTTTCGACGTAACCATCAACATCGACGACGATGGGAGTATCGTCATCTACAGCAAACAGAAGGAGAAGGCCGAACAGGCGAAGGCCTACATCGACAAGATGCTTGAGGAACCAGAGGTAGGGAAAGTCTACACTGGTAAGGTGAAACGGATCGTGGATTTCGGAGCATTCATAGAATTCCTCCCGGGGAGGGAAGGCCTCTGCCATATCTCCCAGATGTCGGTCGATCGCATTGGATCGCCCCACGATGTCGTGAAGCTGAATCAGGAGGTTCCTGTGAGGATCCTCGAAATAGATCGGTTGGGGAGGGTGAATCTCACCATGCTCATAGACGAGAGCATGGCGAAAGAGAAGGCGCAGAGCTACTCTCGGAGACCGCCCCGGACGCGTCGCAGGTAG
- a CDS encoding LptF/LptG family permease, translating into MRIITRFALSWFLPLFFAALVSFVTILELIDLFTNLVAYIDADLTTFQILHLQLLYLPKCVTYSLPIATLFAVAFSLGSLHASNELIALFGAGISLYRFVLPFVVCGLLFSGAYFFIEELLAIPSLTQKQELMAILMGRTSPTQVVNVTLVGEENRLVVHTRRYDDRSRTITRVLVYEKDEEGAFASRIEAERGTWDPEQREWVLQRVRRYIRDEEGNLKEESFEKLRTDLGEIQPEDFLQTRHSIDKMTLAEAGRWIQTLKRAGLPYREALTDYYKRISFAFTSFIVALLASSVAGRFKANALLLSLLLSLSIGVSYYVFQMVTTLFAKLGYLPPVVGAWLPVLVFFSGSILFFKYIART; encoded by the coding sequence ATGAGGATCATCACACGCTTTGCTCTCTCCTGGTTCCTCCCTCTCTTTTTCGCGGCACTCGTCAGTTTCGTGACCATCCTCGAACTCATCGACCTCTTCACCAATCTGGTAGCCTACATAGACGCCGATCTCACCACGTTCCAGATCCTCCACCTGCAACTCCTCTACCTTCCCAAGTGTGTCACCTACAGTCTGCCCATCGCCACCCTCTTCGCCGTCGCCTTTTCCCTGGGGTCGCTGCATGCGAGTAACGAGCTCATCGCCCTCTTTGGAGCAGGGATCTCTCTCTATCGCTTCGTCCTTCCCTTCGTGGTGTGCGGTCTTCTCTTCAGCGGCGCCTACTTCTTCATCGAGGAGCTCCTTGCCATTCCCTCCCTCACACAGAAACAGGAACTCATGGCCATCCTCATGGGCCGGACCTCTCCCACTCAAGTGGTGAACGTCACCCTGGTGGGTGAGGAGAATCGGCTCGTGGTGCACACCCGCCGGTACGACGATCGATCGCGCACCATCACCCGCGTGCTCGTATACGAGAAGGACGAAGAAGGAGCCTTCGCGTCCCGGATAGAGGCAGAACGAGGCACATGGGATCCCGAACAGAGGGAATGGGTGCTGCAGCGGGTCCGACGGTATATCCGAGACGAGGAAGGGAACCTGAAAGAAGAATCATTCGAGAAGCTTCGAACGGATCTGGGTGAGATTCAGCCGGAGGACTTCCTCCAGACCCGTCATTCCATAGACAAGATGACCTTGGCAGAAGCGGGGAGATGGATACAGACCCTCAAACGGGCAGGACTCCCCTACAGGGAGGCCCTCACCGATTACTACAAACGCATTTCCTTCGCCTTCACCTCCTTCATCGTGGCCCTTCTCGCCTCATCGGTCGCGGGACGCTTCAAAGCCAATGCCCTGCTCCTGAGCCTTCTACTCAGCCTCTCCATCGGGGTATCGTATTACGTGTTCCAAATGGTGACAACGCTCTTTGCAAAACTCGGGTATCTTCCTCCGGTCGTGGGGGCGTGGCTTCCGGTCCTCGTCTTCTTCTCCGGGAGCATCCTTTTCTTCAAATACATTGCGAGAACATAA
- a CDS encoding LptF/LptG family permease, whose amino-acid sequence MTRRSYLTLYRYVGEEIALSFVISFLFFFVIFLINQFLLLAEQILSKRAPLFDVILLIIYALPSIVAISVPFASLAAALMSITRLSSDNEFLAFQAGGISLLHAFLPMVVFGLLLSSVSFVANDYFLPLGTLNFAKLYRQILYTTPEIELESYAIKEYQNTILIPGKVNQSHIDDLLIIEETEEGTRILQAREGDIVPGRNEKTALALELHDVFLSLVKREGDYEYSSAETLTYTILVKDINIALRNPGPREMSSVDVYRVMKEREQVLEQKRRSHEKERDDLRRSVSSLYLTTLSLSNESIRSRFLGNLRSSLQRLREKERIRIEDRTLQIYTLEFHKKFSIPFSCIPFVLLAIAIGLFNLKGGRAAGFGIGIFLSIVYWGMLVAGQMLGLRTSFSPSLAMWVPNIIISLVALTLFLIRQVRR is encoded by the coding sequence ATGACACGGAGAAGTTATCTTACCCTGTACCGATATGTTGGAGAGGAGATTGCACTTTCATTTGTGATCTCCTTCCTTTTTTTCTTTGTCATCTTCCTCATCAACCAGTTCCTCCTCTTGGCTGAACAGATCCTGTCGAAACGAGCTCCACTCTTTGATGTGATCCTTCTCATCATCTACGCGCTTCCCTCGATCGTCGCCATATCCGTACCTTTTGCTTCGCTTGCCGCTGCACTCATGAGTATCACCCGACTCAGCTCCGACAACGAATTCCTCGCGTTCCAGGCGGGTGGAATCTCCCTCCTCCACGCCTTTCTTCCTATGGTCGTATTCGGCCTTCTGCTCTCCTCGGTGTCTTTCGTGGCCAACGATTATTTCCTTCCACTCGGCACCCTCAACTTCGCGAAACTCTATCGCCAGATCCTCTACACCACCCCTGAAATCGAACTCGAATCCTATGCCATCAAGGAGTACCAGAATACCATCCTCATCCCGGGGAAGGTGAACCAATCCCACATCGACGATCTGCTGATCATAGAGGAGACGGAGGAGGGAACGAGAATCCTTCAGGCGCGCGAAGGAGATATAGTTCCGGGAAGGAATGAGAAAACAGCCCTTGCTCTGGAACTCCACGACGTATTTCTCTCGCTCGTGAAGAGGGAAGGGGATTACGAATACAGTTCCGCGGAAACACTTACGTATACGATCCTCGTAAAGGACATCAACATAGCCCTCAGGAATCCGGGGCCGAGAGAGATGTCCTCAGTGGATGTCTATCGCGTAATGAAGGAACGAGAGCAGGTGCTCGAGCAGAAACGCAGGTCTCACGAGAAGGAGCGTGACGACTTGCGTCGCAGTGTGAGCAGTCTCTATCTCACCACTCTCTCGCTGTCGAACGAATCGATCCGGAGCCGCTTCCTGGGGAACCTTCGCTCATCGCTTCAGCGTCTCAGGGAGAAAGAACGGATCAGGATCGAGGACAGGACCCTCCAGATCTATACGCTCGAATTCCACAAGAAGTTCTCCATCCCGTTCTCTTGTATACCTTTCGTGCTGCTCGCCATCGCGATCGGACTCTTCAACCTCAAGGGCGGGAGAGCAGCCGGGTTCGGTATAGGGATCTTCCTCTCCATCGTGTACTGGGGGATGCTCGTGGCGGGACAGATGCTGGGACTCAGGACATCCTTTTCTCCTTCACTGGCGATGTGGGTTCCCAATATCATCATATCTCTCGTGGCGCTCACGCTCTTCCTGATCAGGCAGGTTCGCCGATGA
- the rpsO gene encoding 30S ribosomal protein S15 produces MALTKERKQEIIREFGGSEKNTGTVEAQVALLTERINLLTEHLKVHKKDFSTRRGLLKLVGQRTALLRYLQKKDLNRYRELIKRLGLRK; encoded by the coding sequence ATGGCACTTACCAAAGAAAGAAAGCAGGAGATAATACGGGAGTTCGGTGGTTCTGAGAAGAACACCGGAACCGTGGAGGCCCAGGTTGCCCTCCTCACCGAGCGGATCAACCTGCTCACCGAGCACCTCAAGGTGCACAAGAAAGATTTCAGTACGCGCCGCGGGCTCCTCAAGCTCGTGGGGCAGAGGACCGCGCTGTTGCGTTACCTTCAGAAAAAGGATCTCAATCGCTATCGAGAACTCATCAAGAGACTAGGTCTGAGGAAATAG
- the tgt gene encoding tRNA guanosine(34) transglycosylase Tgt, with the protein MHGIFSITHRDPSCLARTGRLLLPHGEVETPVFMPVGTNGSVKAVDFSVLDDMGIRLILSNTYHLFLRPGVDIIREAGGLHSFIGWQGNILTDSGGYQVFSLAPFRKIREEGVYFRSHIDGSYHTLTPEGVVDIQTAFGSDVMMPLDVCTPPGISKKEAEEALEITTAWARRSKERWESLREESGGLLFGIVQGNFFHDLRRRSVEEICALELPGTAIGGLSVGESFPVFQEFLAFTAALLPSEVPHYLMGIGTPEYILEAVEQGIDMFDCVFPTRTARNASVFTRSGRISLRRERFTRDFGPLDPECTCYTCRRYTRAYLRHLFKAQEIMGPVLATIHNLHFLFTMVEEIRESIREGRFSRYKRAFLARYQEGTRADENE; encoded by the coding sequence ATGCATGGGATTTTCTCCATCACGCACAGGGACCCTTCGTGTCTTGCCCGGACGGGACGTCTCCTTCTGCCTCATGGGGAAGTCGAGACCCCGGTGTTCATGCCGGTGGGGACCAACGGGTCGGTGAAGGCCGTGGACTTCTCCGTACTCGATGATATGGGGATAAGGCTGATACTTTCCAACACCTATCACCTGTTCCTTCGGCCTGGTGTGGACATCATCAGGGAAGCGGGCGGACTTCATTCGTTCATCGGGTGGCAGGGGAACATACTCACGGATTCCGGTGGGTACCAGGTCTTCTCCCTCGCCCCGTTCAGGAAGATCCGGGAGGAAGGGGTCTACTTCCGTTCACACATCGACGGTTCCTACCATACACTCACTCCGGAAGGGGTCGTGGATATCCAAACAGCCTTTGGAAGCGATGTGATGATGCCTCTCGATGTGTGTACGCCGCCGGGTATATCGAAGAAGGAGGCGGAGGAGGCCCTGGAGATCACGACTGCGTGGGCGAGGCGGAGCAAGGAACGATGGGAGTCCCTCCGAGAGGAAAGCGGGGGGCTCCTCTTCGGGATAGTGCAGGGCAATTTCTTTCATGATCTGAGACGGAGAAGCGTGGAAGAAATCTGCGCCCTCGAACTTCCCGGCACTGCAATAGGAGGGCTTTCCGTGGGAGAATCCTTCCCGGTATTTCAGGAATTCCTCGCGTTCACGGCCGCCCTGCTCCCCTCCGAGGTGCCCCACTACCTCATGGGCATAGGAACCCCGGAATACATCCTGGAGGCGGTGGAGCAGGGGATAGACATGTTCGATTGCGTATTCCCCACCAGGACGGCGCGCAACGCCAGTGTCTTCACCAGGAGCGGGAGGATCTCCCTCCGCAGGGAACGATTCACCAGGGACTTCGGGCCCCTGGATCCTGAGTGTACCTGTTACACCTGCCGACGGTATACCAGGGCATACCTGAGGCACCTCTTCAAGGCCCAGGAAATCATGGGGCCGGTATTGGCCACTATCCACAACCTGCATTTCCTGTTCACAATGGTGGAGGAAATTCGAGAGAGCATCAGAGAGGGGAGGTTCTCCCGATACAAGAGAGCGTTCCTCGCCCGCTACCAGGAGGGAACGAGAGCAGATGAGAACGAATGA
- the infB gene encoding translation initiation factor IF-2, whose amino-acid sequence MAQEQEKKPKVTLIKHQDTEPKEETPPTPAVPVKKKRVVVKKTKKVVAVAKTDTQEEAPSTEPPQPQGPEAKTSEPTSPPSTPPQPTREEGPRDRSRSPRPRGDRRPPRPQRNRGPKPGGPPSRDQGADRAKPRLRITPKTGAPPVPLAGETPEAARARQQKERERERRRELYLEKEREQEEKILNQVKRKKKIETNPVPKEIDITEAITVAELAKKMNLKASVLIAKLMSMGMMVTINQQIDADTATLLADEFGCKVNVVSLYDETVIEREEDSEEDLRPRPPVVTVMGHVDHGKTKLLDAIRSANVAEGEYGGITQHIGAYQVELPQGKITFLDTPGHEAFTLMRARGAQVTDIVVLVVAANDGVMPQTVEALNHAKEANVPIIVAINKVDLPDANPDRVKQQLSEYGLIPEEWGGNTIYCEVSALKKQGIQELLEAILLQAEVLELKANYSCRAEGKILESKIEHGRGIVATVLVQRGTLRIGDPFVAGVYSGKVRAMFDEWGNREEEATPSTPVEVLGFDGLPEAGDPFQVTESEKHAREVASKRQELKKLEEARNVQKVTLDNLYQKIQEGEVQDLKIIIKADVHGSAEAIRTALERLSNEEIRVRIIHAAAGAVNESDVRLASASNAIIVAFNVRPTSQASTLAEKEKVEIRRYTIIYDVIDDIKAAMEGMLEPEIKEEVVGLVEVRETFKVPRIGTVAGCYVLEGKVKRNSEVNVIRDGVVIHTTRINSLKRFKEDVREVDAGYECGIGLEGFQDIKVGDQFEVIERREIAKKL is encoded by the coding sequence ATGGCACAGGAACAGGAAAAAAAACCAAAAGTCACACTCATCAAACACCAGGACACCGAGCCCAAGGAGGAGACGCCTCCCACTCCTGCGGTACCCGTCAAGAAGAAACGGGTGGTGGTGAAGAAGACGAAGAAGGTAGTAGCCGTCGCAAAGACGGACACCCAGGAGGAGGCCCCGTCCACGGAACCCCCGCAGCCTCAAGGGCCGGAAGCGAAAACTTCGGAGCCCACGTCGCCCCCTTCGACTCCCCCGCAGCCCACCCGCGAGGAAGGACCGCGGGATCGTTCACGATCCCCTCGTCCTCGGGGGGATAGGCGTCCCCCCCGGCCCCAGCGGAACAGAGGGCCGAAACCGGGAGGCCCCCCGTCCCGGGATCAGGGAGCGGACCGTGCGAAGCCCAGGCTGAGGATCACTCCCAAGACGGGAGCCCCTCCCGTTCCACTTGCAGGCGAGACCCCCGAAGCGGCGAGGGCCAGACAGCAGAAGGAACGAGAGCGAGAGCGCCGCAGGGAACTCTACCTGGAGAAGGAGCGTGAACAGGAAGAGAAGATCCTCAACCAGGTCAAGCGGAAAAAGAAGATCGAGACGAATCCTGTGCCGAAGGAGATCGACATCACGGAAGCCATCACGGTAGCGGAACTCGCAAAGAAGATGAATCTCAAGGCATCGGTCCTCATCGCCAAGCTCATGAGCATGGGCATGATGGTGACCATCAACCAGCAGATAGACGCCGACACCGCCACACTCCTCGCAGACGAGTTCGGCTGCAAGGTGAACGTCGTGTCCCTCTACGACGAGACGGTGATCGAACGCGAGGAGGACTCCGAAGAAGACCTCCGTCCTCGTCCTCCCGTGGTGACGGTGATGGGACACGTGGACCATGGAAAGACGAAACTCCTCGACGCCATACGGTCCGCCAATGTCGCCGAAGGAGAATACGGAGGCATCACCCAGCACATCGGCGCGTACCAGGTCGAACTCCCCCAGGGGAAGATCACCTTCCTCGACACCCCCGGCCATGAGGCCTTCACCCTCATGCGTGCTCGAGGTGCGCAGGTCACCGATATCGTGGTCCTGGTCGTAGCGGCAAACGATGGGGTGATGCCTCAGACCGTCGAGGCACTCAACCACGCAAAGGAGGCCAACGTCCCCATCATCGTGGCGATCAACAAGGTGGACTTGCCCGATGCCAATCCTGACAGGGTGAAGCAGCAGCTCTCGGAGTACGGACTCATCCCCGAGGAATGGGGTGGGAACACCATCTATTGCGAAGTCTCGGCTCTCAAGAAACAGGGGATCCAGGAACTCCTCGAGGCCATCCTCCTGCAGGCGGAGGTCCTCGAACTCAAGGCGAACTACTCCTGTCGAGCGGAGGGGAAGATCCTCGAGTCGAAGATCGAACATGGCCGCGGCATCGTCGCCACCGTGCTCGTCCAGAGGGGAACCCTCAGGATAGGCGACCCATTCGTGGCCGGGGTGTACAGCGGGAAGGTGCGGGCCATGTTCGACGAATGGGGCAACCGAGAGGAAGAGGCCACTCCATCCACCCCGGTGGAGGTCCTCGGATTCGACGGCCTTCCGGAAGCAGGAGATCCGTTCCAGGTCACCGAAAGCGAGAAACATGCGCGTGAAGTGGCCTCCAAGCGACAGGAACTCAAGAAGCTCGAAGAAGCCCGTAACGTCCAGAAGGTCACCCTCGACAACCTCTATCAGAAGATCCAGGAGGGGGAGGTCCAGGATCTGAAGATCATCATCAAGGCGGACGTGCACGGATCGGCCGAAGCGATCAGGACCGCACTCGAGCGCCTCTCCAACGAAGAGATCCGTGTGCGCATCATCCACGCCGCAGCCGGTGCGGTCAACGAGAGCGACGTACGTCTCGCCTCGGCCTCCAATGCAATCATCGTAGCCTTCAACGTCCGTCCCACCTCCCAGGCGAGCACCCTCGCAGAGAAGGAGAAGGTGGAGATCCGACGCTACACCATCATCTACGACGTGATAGACGACATCAAGGCGGCCATGGAAGGCATGCTGGAGCCCGAAATCAAAGAAGAAGTCGTGGGACTCGTGGAGGTCCGAGAGACCTTCAAGGTGCCCAGGATCGGCACCGTGGCGGGGTGTTATGTCCTCGAGGGGAAGGTGAAGAGGAACTCAGAGGTGAACGTGATCCGCGACGGGGTGGTGATCCACACCACCAGGATAAACTCCCTCAAGCGCTTCAAAGAGGATGTGAGAGAGGTGGACGCAGGATACGAGTGTGGAATAGGCCTCGAGGGCTTCCAGGATATCAAGGTCGGAGATCAGTTCGAAGTGATTGAGCGTAGAGAAATAGCCAAGAAACTATGA
- the rbfA gene encoding 30S ribosome-binding factor RbfA → MKEERLTRLAHLIQEELARLLVSGELKDPRIHCSLSINHVKLSKDFSFAKVYVSSYDPSLPVEEGVEALNHAAGFIRTVFAKKLTTRTVPRFRFLPDSSIKEGFEISKKIEALFPSDASSPPQGGDEG, encoded by the coding sequence GTGAAAGAGGAACGACTGACACGACTTGCACATCTCATACAGGAAGAACTCGCCCGCCTGCTCGTCTCGGGAGAGCTCAAGGATCCGCGCATCCACTGCTCTCTATCGATAAACCACGTCAAGCTCTCGAAGGATTTCTCGTTCGCGAAAGTGTACGTCTCCAGCTACGATCCCAGCCTTCCGGTCGAAGAGGGCGTGGAAGCGCTCAATCATGCGGCGGGTTTCATCCGCACCGTCTTTGCAAAGAAACTCACCACCAGGACGGTGCCCAGGTTCCGCTTCCTTCCGGATTCTTCGATCAAGGAAGGATTCGAGATTTCCAAAAAGATCGAAGCCCTCTTCCCCTCGGACGCCTCATCTCCCCCGCAGGGGGGTGATGAGGGCTGA
- the truB gene encoding tRNA pseudouridine(55) synthase TruB, with product MNGILLCHKPPGIRSFEVVERVRRRLGGVRTGHTGTLDRFAEGLLILLTGRCTRLTPIFHSLSKEYEAVIEFGKETDTLDPEGRIIQVGPVPEEKALKETLGRFLGTYEQIPPAYSALRVGGRRAHDLARRGEEPDLAPRRVEIYALSLLEWRPPYATVRVSCSGGTYIRALARDIGSRLGTCAYVSELKRTAIGPISSDGAVHPDEVTGEDVLTPEAFLNAYPETAPPLTVKPSHERGIPHGIPLSDHTWDTPPEAQGYYTVVSRDGRVLAFIEKAEERYRYICVLP from the coding sequence ATGAACGGAATACTCCTCTGTCATAAACCTCCCGGCATACGCTCCTTCGAAGTGGTGGAACGAGTGCGCAGGCGTCTCGGGGGCGTTCGTACCGGTCATACCGGCACCCTCGACCGTTTCGCCGAAGGGCTTCTCATCCTGCTCACGGGTCGATGCACCCGACTCACACCGATATTCCACTCGCTATCCAAGGAATACGAAGCCGTCATCGAATTCGGCAAAGAGACCGATACTCTCGACCCCGAAGGCAGGATCATTCAGGTGGGCCCCGTCCCCGAAGAAAAGGCGCTCAAGGAGACCCTCGGAAGATTCCTCGGGACATACGAACAGATTCCTCCCGCCTATTCGGCCCTGCGGGTGGGAGGGCGTCGGGCACACGACCTGGCGAGAAGGGGGGAGGAACCGGATCTGGCCCCCAGACGTGTGGAGATATACGCACTCTCCCTCCTCGAATGGAGGCCTCCCTATGCGACCGTACGGGTCTCCTGCTCCGGAGGAACCTACATACGGGCTCTCGCCCGAGACATCGGATCCAGGCTCGGGACCTGTGCCTATGTGAGCGAACTGAAACGCACTGCGATCGGTCCGATTTCATCCGACGGCGCGGTTCATCCCGACGAGGTTACCGGCGAGGATGTGCTCACCCCGGAAGCGTTCCTGAACGCGTATCCCGAAACAGCCCCCCCTTTGACAGTCAAACCTTCTCATGAGAGGGGCATACCCCATGGAATCCCTCTTTCGGACCACACGTGGGACACCCCTCCAGAGGCACAAGGGTACTACACCGTCGTGAGTCGAGACGGCAGGGTTCTGGCCTTCATCGAAAAGGCGGAAGAGAGGTATCGCTACATATGTGTGCTTCCGTAG